CCGACCTCTGAGGAGTTGCAGTACACAGCCTACGGAGGCCCGGAGGGGTCCATGCTTTCTGCACTACACTCCTTCATAGACAGTGAGAACCACACTTATGAATTATTATCTGAGCGATTTTACtattttttcagtgtttggcAAAAAACTGATGATTGGATCCACAGTGCTTTAGTTCTTACTTTAAAATTTGTACactattattgttttttgtaatttatcAGATAAGAATATTGTTTTACAACAGATattagacttttattttttatttttattattactattgtttaaattgtttttgaATATAATGACCTGTAAAGacctatatattatatactatttAGGTGAAAATAAAGATTGTGACAAATCAGTAATTTTTAGCCAGTCAGTTTTAAATcaatcatttaataattttatttttttgatttatGGAAAATGCATTTAGAGTTGCTAAAGCTGAGTTAAtgtgtgatttactgtaataaCTCTGGTGCTTCGTGTGTGCCCACAGTACACTCCGCTCCATCCATGTTTCAACCACTGCTGCCGACCCACGCCATGACCTCCCTTCCTGTGTCCCACACCTGAGctgctctctcacactctctctctctctctctcacacacgcacacacacacacacacacacacacacacacacacacacacacacacacacacacacacacacacacacacacacacacacacacacacacacacagcagcatcagacTTTACCAGCGACTCACCTTCATCTACAGCTGCAGTATTCAGACCTCCATGGTAAATAtgatttcagtttcagtaaaccatacatctttttcttttcttgaacTGCCACTAATTCATCGTTATATTTATATTCTCTAAGAAACACTTAAATCACTGTTGAGCATTGTTATGGATTACTATAATTTACATTACAGTcctaaatgtactgtataatgtggaaatggaaatgtttcagtgtaCCTCAAAGGATTGTGACATTTGTCATTACAgatttctatttgtttgtgtaGTTGTTGACACACTTTGTGCTCCTCCAAGTAAAAGCCACCAGACCCCAAAAGTCAACTCCTTCATAAAGATGAACTTATAATTGTTTGTATAACAGTGTTTGAATAttgcaattttatttatttattgtatgtgaagtctgttttgaaaataaatgtctaATTTCACAAAGGTAGGAGACGAATGAATGAAATGATACTTCATGCAACAGATAATGGTGCAGTGGCTGATTCTTCAGTGTATTCAAAATACAGGAAGTAACATAAGCACATTTACTGATAAaacaggagtaaaaaaaaaaaaacgtctctATTTTGTTGAACATACACAGAATATATTCTGTTAAACAATACACCAAACctttactgtataaataaatgtgtgacaGAAGAATTTATCCTGTCAGCTTTCTGCACTATACACAACTACAAATAATAGTTTATAGATTATAGCTCATCTTTCTGTGGGTCGACAGGTTAGAGCACTGCATCTTCACAGTCTGACTTTTAAGAGCTTGAGGTAGAAGAACTGACGCCCAATCTGACGAAGAGAGAAGTTTTACTTGTGTCTACTTGTTGACTGTGGTTGACCAAAAGAATCTAATTCCCAGAcatgggagggagggagaagcgTATAACAGCACAGTTTTTCCTTCACTTATCAGATGTTAGGTATTTTTCCTCATGGGAATGAATCTAAATCTGAGCTGCATGCACAAAAATACTAAATCATTTGGGATTCTGTATAAAAGAGGAAATAGAAACTACATGCCACATGCATAATATGACACACTGGGCACTACATGCactgtttctctgctgtcaaATACATAAGCatagttgttttggttttattaaatGGTTAACGTAGTACATGTCGCAGCGCGTTCAGCGCAAACAGAGGCAGAAGGGGGCATAAGGTGTGTCTGCAAAGGCTGTCACTCTGAGGCACCATGAGGGCAGGTTCTCAGGTCTGACAAACATGGTACAAAGACGCACAAACATGAGTCACATCTCACAGATCTAAAAGTAAGCATCATGCCAAATGATGCATACATTCATTTTCCACTAAAGTTTGATGTGAACAGTAAATGAAGTGTTTGAATCTGCCAGCTGTGTCACTCATCATTTCCTCAGTTAGCTTACAAGCAACCTGTGACCACCCAAACTGCACATATCTTATTTTGCAAAGAAACCATAActctataataataaataaaaataaattatactaTGTGGGACCAGCCCTACTTTGGATAAGCAACACTGTGGTACACTACCTAAAATCTATCTTGTCACTAGCAAAAACCAACCTATTTTTAGAATGGTCTTTGGGTCTTTCTGTCATTGGGTGGCTATGATCAGATTGAAATGAtgagttttaatttgaaaaaatataaaaagtgatTGATTGCACAGCCTTACTAAGCTCCTCTGTTTGCAGCTCATGGAGATACGTATAGTAACCAACAAAAACCTTGTATTTAGCCAGATTGTTCAAAACATAAGGAGCACAAAGATGGACAGAGGAGAAGTGGCAAGTGCAGCAAGAGAATATttgataattacattttatatcaCTTGCTAACTTACTAGCAATAGCTCTCTTATAAACTTACTAGTACCAGACAATTTATTTAGGGTAACGCTCTCTGTTCTCTATGATGGAGCTGTAATACTGAGCTGTAAAACCTACAGGTGGTGACGCTCTAAAAGTAATCAGATGCGTTTTAGGGGAGTATCACTTAACATAAAGTTATAGTTACTGGATACTCATTGTAATCGATTTCATAGCTTTGCCTCCAGTCATGTATATGTGGCCAAATCAGCAccatattaaaaaagaaagaaacagcataacagtgttttagttttttgttggtTGAACACACAAGCTGTTTCCCTGAGAACAAACCTGTGACTTTATGACATTAGACCAAACTGCATAACACAGATTATTCTTCAGCATCAACTTTCATTCACATCCCAAACATTTGTAAGAGACAAGGACCTCCATCAGTGGTTGCCCTAAGTtcttcaataataataataataatgatataaataATGTCGGAAAAATACCTTCAAACAAAAACCATGTAGCTGCAAGATGCAATTAAACACTCAATGTCAATTGTTAAAAAAAGGCAATTAGCAGTGACACACTTCAAACTGCTATGCTATTATGTCCTTCAtagttaaatatgaaaaaattgGACTATAGTGTTGAATACTTTTCTCAATGTGAGACAATGTGAGATCAAAGACTGTGATACAGATGAGCAGATATTTGACCATTTGATGGAAGAAAAATCTGCAGTGAATTCAAGCCACCACTGTACTCACAACGCTTCTGGTAACAAGTGGCACCACCAAGTGGTAAAAACTTGTAGAGACAACTACAAgacattagaaacaaaaacgGCTGAGGTTTACCACAGtctcaataaagaaagaaatcactAGTTCCAACAGGAACCTGCTATGGCAGGCTGCTTTAACATTAAATAGGTGGACaggatttacatttaaaatatctgcAATGTATTTATGATTAGTCAAAGATATCTGCAATTGCATTTTGACTagtatgaattaattaaaaattactGTAAAGTAATGTAATCTAATTAAAGAGATCTGGAATTCATTTTGCAGAAAGGAAAAACTGAACTGTAATTATTTTGAATCCGTTTTTCTAGTCAAAATATAATTACAGATATCTTTAACTAGAATTTTGATTAGTCATAAATACATTGAAGAAATCTATAATGCAACATTTGAAGTCAAATAAATGCCATATTGGCAAATTACATTGGtgacatcattttaaatatctacaaGAAAACCATGACTAGATGAAATGTAATCATAGTTATCTTCAACTCTTATTCTTACAAGTCAGAATCTAACTGTAGAtatgttaaattataatttcaaatgtatctaaaatgtgtttgtggatATTCTTGTTAAAACTACCTAATGCTGATATGGCCTGCCATAGTGTACTGTGTAGTTTGACTGTGCCTGTGTAAAACAAAGAATATTTAAGTTATACCTCTGCgttgataaaatatttacaagAACTTGATGTGAGACTATGTTCATCATCTTATACAAAGACTTTCTCAGACAAACTGAGAGCTAGAGTTAGCTATACAGAACTACCAAGTATGAGTGGGTAAATCAAATTATTAGCATTGCTTATCTTGAGTTCGTGTGTCCTACTTGTGTAAACTTAAATTTCGTACATTTACCCCTTGGGTTTGTACTAAGGTTTAGTAAATGACCTTCcatgtttctttctgtgtcctTCTCCCAcctttcttcattttctattttatgatGTTCTTCTTGTTGAGGATCTTCCTTAAGGTTTTGTCCATGTAGAAGGGTCGGTCAGGAGAGCCGTCGTTCACCTCCAGATCCCACACTAGGACGCAGCAGTAGCAACATGTTAAAATCATAGTTGAGAGAATCTTTTAACACATCAAATGAAAACCAAATCAAGGTACTTTAGAAATGCACAGGACAATACTTGAACCATTCATGTTTATTcaaaaaaaattcacattttcattgaatttcaatattaaaaaaacatcttctatACAAAAAGAACACTGAATAACCTCCAGACAGATGTGTGTATTATACTTAGTATTAAAACTGCACTACATCTGAACCATCCAATAAAAAATTTACCAAAAATGGCTTTGACATCCTTATAAACTGTATCGCAAAGGTTCCTGGTGTTAGGTCTAAAACCACGGAATAAGAGGAAcaatgttaattttttttttccacaactAGGCACATAAACTAGTGGCTGCATTCAAAGTTTCCTGAAAATGCTCAGGTACTGTTCAGATTTTaagcaaaaaacataaaatgtcttttgaaGTCTTGACCTCCCTCAGTCTGGTTTACAGTACAGTTCTATGAGCATTATGGACTTTGCAATGATTGTGACATTCTGTAAGTtatataaaaatctgttttgctAAGTGCAATATACACACCATTTTTGgatctgtgtgttgtgttagtGTAAATAGGGTGGATTGACGCAACCTACCAATGGTAAACATCAACAGCCAGCAAAATAATCATGCTAGACAgaagaaataaatcacatgatTCTTTTCGCATATGTGAAAGTGCATACAAACATGATTTTACACTTGAAAACCAAAGTccaccacttttttttttttttccaatggTGGTGCCTTGTGTGGTAATCTATGAGTGCTATCTGTACATTTTAAGGTCCTCATGTAGTTTTGGGTAAATATGCTCATATAATTTTTTCTCAGCTTGTGCATCCATCCTGCAAATTGATGCATACCCTCTTAGTAAGGCAGAGGTCAGCAGAgaatacagaaaagaaaaaagaacagaaaatgtgGCAGAAAAAAGGCAAGTATCTGAGTTGGCTCAAAAGAGGAAGtgaactgaaatatttttatagtCCGCTTGCCTTTCCTGTGAAGAACTAAGTAAAAGCAAGTCTTAAAGTCATTTCATGTCCAGGTCATCCCTGACCAGGATGGGATGCATACAGTTTTGATGTTTAGCCCTACAGTACTTGCTCTGAAATGACCCAGACCCCTGCACATCCAGTAGATATGGAAAAGTGAGTAAAGAGTTAAGTATATGGCTGCACATTGCTCAGGAGGCAGCACATGATTTGGCACTCTCGTGTCCTTTGCGTAGGATCTTGTGCAGGCCAGGAGACATGTAGTAGGGCCTGGAGGAAGAACCATCATTCCTCTCCAGGTCTTCACCTGAATCCAGGTCCCAGCATAggaaaggaggagcaggaattgcagacagcacacacagagttaCAGCCAGGAAGAGAAAGCAAAGCAAGTTCTCAGCAGAGATAAATTGTCAAGACAGAAATGcaagaattgaattgaaacagtGAAAGAGCAGGAATTAGTTACAGTTATAATTTAGAGCTAGTTTTCAAGAGGGAAAGCGTTACTGCTGACAGGCTACTGCTAACAGTAATCTATAATTATCATAACAGTGCTGATGTTCATAGATGGTTACATGTAAAGTACAAATAAGCTGGCATACTTACAAAAGCACAGGAACAACGTGTCCACGCACATGGCATACACATTAAAAAAGCCTTGTGCAATCATGTAGGATCCAAATATCACCGTCTGAAAGAGTTAAACGTTCAGAGTTAGCATGGTCTGTACTGTCAGCATCAAGCAtgtcaagttttttttatgatgtgAAAATCTGCATTCCAATAAGCACCAAAAACAttaagaagaaaagaaacagtgatGAATTCACAAACTAAACCAATTAGAAACATTCTAAAAAGAGATCTGGAGTAAATGGAGTGGTACTAAATATAGTTTAACAACAAGACATTAAGGCAAGAAATGGTGTGACAAAGACATAAGGTAAGCCGAGAAGAAAACTAaggtaaacaaaaaaatacttttatgaTATTTTTAACTGTATCTTGTAAAAACAGTGAAGTTTAAATCCTTACATTCTTCGTGCTAATTGTccaactgtttttaatttgccaTTAGTATAATTGCAGGAATAATTTTTAGACCCTATGTAGAGTCTAAGcaagaaatattaaatagaGGCACAATTTACCTCTGTAGAAGACAACAGAAAGgttcagaataaaataagaaacactgACAGTCTAGATAAAATCATCTGGGTGTTTAGTGAATAATTAAAGCCAGAATACAAATGTATCTGAAtgtacacagacatttatttcagtCTCAGTTTTTATTGCTGGTGCAATTACTAAAATAGTCCAGATTTCATTTCTTACCACAAGAGGGACCCAGTAGTAATTTAGGGATGGTACTTCCACTTGAAAGGATGGTATTTTATGTGTGAAGAACAAAAAAGCAAGAACACCTGGAAAACAGCAAAATATCACTGTAAACTACAGAGATATACTGTGACCATGGTAGCAGAAATCATTTACTCTCATCACTCAAGaaattttcatatatatataaatgtatacatttaaatacattttgaaaagatCTCGTATTATGTTTGAGGCATGAAAGGTAAAATATGCACCCGAGACATTATTTTGTATCAGTTATTCTATTCCATGGCTGGTGAATTACGTTATAATGCCCACAATTGGCCCATTTGCTACTCTACGATGCAGCACACATAATTCACAAGGCTAAggctaaaagctaaaaatgaTACAGTAGACCTATAGCCATGCTCCAATCAATCCGAAAATAAACTATAttcctactgtatgtgtaactCAATTATGTGAAGGAGAGATTTGTGGGTGTGGGTGTTTCTAAATTAGTTGGAcaattattttgtcattaacGGGCTTGATAAAAACTGGACCAGACATGTTTCTCTATAGTTTTTTATTGAGAGACTAAACTGTAGTGTAGAGAACAGTGGACCACTTCCACAAGACCTTCTAAAATCCAATCAAAGTAAGGTAACTAATGCAACAGTAAATTTCTGCTTATAGTGGAAATGGAGTATGtgcatggttaaaaaaaaatctctttttaaaataacttcacaGACTGTGGATAAAACTCACCAACACTTCCTGAAATAAGCAGTTTTCCTAAGAACAGTAGAAAATCTGTCACCTTATCCAGAACAGCCACCCTACAGGATAGGCAGAGAAACGCCACAATGAAGGAGGAAAATACAGAGACGTGTAGAATGCACGTGGCCAAGACACAGACTCAATAGAGATCTATTAATGTGTAGTTATCATTGGATACATATAGGTGAGTAggaaaaaaatctgtatttgttaTTCTTGCATGTTAGCAGAGCCCTATTAATTCACAAACCAGATTTTGGTCTTTAAAAtggaaaagtgacatttttttttaaacaatatttaaaaaccattgtgtgtgtttgtctcagcaAACACATGACATGTCAATCTGCCACAGAAGTTATAAAGGGTCTTACCGAATAACATTCCTCATCAAGAGGAAGAAAGCATCCTTGGAAGATGTGCAGAAGTCTTTCCCGTATATTGCTATCTGTGCTTAGTAGAGGGTAAATGCTAATAAGTAGTCATAACAAATCAGGCCAATGAACAACTGATCTACTAACAGATACTTGCAATATATTAGTCATAACTATCAGTGAAGCAAACCACTACTCACCATAATGTATGCATTTCTGTTTATAAATCTGATGAAATGTTCTAAGCACCAGAAGCAGCATTTGAGGCAGCAAAGCAAGTATCGAGCAAAGATATTTTGAGAACCTgcggaaaagaaaaaaaataatttcataacATCAAACATGAAATAATTCTTTAAATTTTGTATGTGTTGCAATAACAATGTCTTACCTTTCAGTTTGTGATCCAGGTACTCGAGAACAATTCGGACCATCTGAACCATTGATAGGATCAGAGAACCGAAGGCAAGAGAGCCTGTGTGATAactaaaacacaagaaaaaggaATACCATAGATTTGACCATTTGCATGGGCACTGTGTTAACCTCAACTTCATTTTTATATAGCgtgcaaagcaaacaaaagtcTATCAGCTTCTTAAAGATTCGACTGAtgctctgtttttaaaattgaCACACGAGTGGGGAAGATGGTTACATTTGagcatttctgacattttacgAGTTACAGAAAACaagtttataaaataatagaCCTCCCAAGATAAATTTTgtttataaaactaaaaatttTGTATATTGTAAAATTTCTGTCCATGCATCTCTTTACCGTATGGCTCTACTAAATGAGGAATAGAGAGGACAAGCAGGGATGTCATTTGGCTTCTTCAGGGCCCAGTAGTATGACGCAAAGGCCCCAGCCAGGGTGCACTGGCCTAGGGCGATGGTAAAGTTTACCAGCCAGAGGAACACAAACAGGTTACACAGATGGAGGACTATGATGTAGCGGTGATAGATACTCTCCCCACCGTAGAAGGCGAACAGGCATTGTGACCCAGGGCACACTTTGGTGATGTTGGTCTGATTGAAGGTCTGCAACCCAGAGATTTAATCTTAATTTATCAGACAATGAGACAAGTAAATCTACTagattacaaaaacattttccattacaTTTGGTCTGATTGATTACAGTGGAGTGTCATGAAAGTATCTGACCAAGAGAAACTAtgcagtcacaaaaaaaaaaaaaaacaaaacaaaaaaaaaaaaaaaaacaatcaatgtCTACTCATGCTACTAATACATTACAATagcaaaataaacatataaattatATCCACAAAGAGTATTTATTCAGTAAATACACTATTTGTATCAAGTAGGGCAAACCTTTGGATTGCATGTGAGGTTGGCATACATGCATTTATCATCAGCAGGTGTGACCTTATAGACTGCATTACCAGATGATGCTAAGAAACTGAAGGCACACTAGTTAAGGCCAACATAAAGCAATGCAAGGTTTATATCAAATATTGTATGGCATAAAACACACTCTTGCTTTTGAATAAAAGTGCATGAAATCTGTATTTCATTGCATGAAAGAATGAGACTTCCTGTACTTCTCTGAATTGCATAATGTAGTTTGTCCATGTAACAGTACATAAAAGGATACACTGCTGTGATTGCCCAATAAGTGATGCAGATGGCCAGAAGGAGAAAGGTGATAATAGGGTAGAAGAGAGTGGACATGATGTAGCTGATGGCCCTAGAAACAGCAAAGATACGATATGTATGAACAACTCATGGAGTTTGACCATTACTTAATTACTATTAAGCAGACAACAAGGTTCTTACTTGCTCCCCTCCTTAAGTAATGCAACAGCAATGCACAGTCTCCTCCTCAGGAATATCAGTATAACCACAATGATGGCCTCAATCACAGACAGTAAGATCACTATagcaaacacagaataaaaaaaatacaacaaataaatattaaaatctcaCTTGAGAACTTTAACAGATTTAGCCAACTTAGGAAAATAAAGAATTGAAATCACTGTAATTCTCCATAATAAGTTGCTCCATTGCATACAGAAAAAAGTTGCTCTCATACAGTTGCACTATACTCTTCCTGTAAGTCCCATGTAAAAATACGTGGCTTATAGTCCTTTGAAAAAATACATGGGACTATAAGTCATACCAACTCACATGTGCTGTGTAACATgacattttgataaaaaaataagcaaagTCAGGTAGTAGATGAAACATACTAAAAATGAGCCATGTCTGGCTGAGATGAAGGTAAACGCTGAAGTCTGTGTGAAGGCGGATGTCAGAGAAGGTCATGTTAGCACATGGTGCCCTGCTCAGTGTACTGTATTCCCAATAGCAGTGCCAGATACCTTAGAgacaaggagaagaaaacatgacaaatctaAATCTGATACAGCTTTAAATTCCCAGAACTGTTCACAGCAAaacagatgagaaagaaaaatgcaaaaaatatgttcaaaatgtgttttggtaTGGTGTCGTTTTAATAGGATAGCAGCTACTAATGTGGCAATCATTGCTCCTGAGATCCATAGAAAAAAGTACATGGTAATAAATCCACAATTGAAAGGAAATGACACACATTCTAATTTGCATAGACAAACTTATTTACAGTATAGCAATAACTAAAcaacaaagcaagcaaaatgaAACATGATACTTATAAACACTCAATAATGTcagcatacagtaaatactatCTGATGTTAATCAAGTACTGCTATACTTGATAACAGTCCAATATCCAACATTTCCTGTAAATCTATAATCAATATATTCTATATGTGGCTCAGTTAAGAGCTTTTTTGTCTGGCCTTAAAAAGAAATCTTACCTGCTGATTCCCTAACAAAGGACATTTTAAGATAAGATTTTAGAGGATGTAGATGTGTCAGCACTAAACAACCTAGATCAATGTGCCTGAGGATTATAATGACCAACACCTGTTAGAAGCTGATATTGATACTTTAGATATAATTTTATCAATGTGACTAGATCAAGACAGCAACTCATCAATACCTAAAAGTTTAGCTTCAGTAACTTCCTCAATTAGGTTACCTAAATTCAATTTATAGCTATTTCTACATAAATATTTTGAACAAAGAAATTGATACATTAAACttatatacatttaaaaccCAATTATAGACTAATTTAAGTTCTTATTAGAATCATCACTTTTTGCGTTAGACAGAAGTTCATCTATATAATGAACATTAGCATTTGCACGTGTGTTAAATATAAAGCAGAGCCCTGGCAATGTGGGTAACTGGGGCAGTTGTCCTTAGTGCATACACACCATAGGCCACTGCAGTGATGACACCAACAATAATGAGCCACAGAAGTGCACCAGCAGTATAGCGCAGCAGCAGGATAAAGAGCAGACTGGCTGCCATGGTTATCACTAGAccactgcaacaacaaacacatacaagaataaataaactgacaaTCAGCAGTGCATACAATTCAGATAATACACTATTACAGGATTTTGCCAGAAAGAAAATTATGTGACTGTTATGGCTTTAACTATCTATTCATAAAGAGGTTATATAATTCACAGCTGATCTGGT
This genomic window from Anabas testudineus chromosome 4, fAnaTes1.2, whole genome shotgun sequence contains:
- the slc44a5b gene encoding choline transporter-like protein 5-B isoform X1; protein product: MARKTDSPSSYYDRKTHDPGEEGKKTETPARQTKREGREEIAITAIWTTRAHQAPGESRKFDPNFRGPVHNRNCTDVFCCFIFVIVIIGYIALGTVAWIHGDPRKVVYPTDSHGQFCGQKNSPNANKAILFYFNMLKCANPAVLINLQCPTTQLCVSKCPDRFATLLDAWNTQNWGYYEQFCKPGFKIGSKSALEVIRDEDCPSMIVPSRPFLQRCFPDFITRNGTLTVANQTIFKDGENNKRSVTDLKDAATGLSSLLNAKEVGMKIFEDYANSWYWILIGLVITMAASLLFILLLRYTAGALLWLIIVGVITAVAYGIWHCYWEYSTLSRAPCANMTFSDIRLHTDFSVYLHLSQTWLIFMILLSVIEAIIVVILIFLRRRLCIAVALLKEGSKAISYIMSTLFYPIITFLLLAICITYWAITAVFLASSGNAVYKVTPADDKCMYANLTCNPKTFNQTNITKVCPGSQCLFAFYGGESIYHRYIIVLHLCNLFVFLWLVNFTIALGQCTLAGAFASYYWALKKPNDIPACPLYSSFSRAIRYHTGSLAFGSLILSMVQMVRIVLEYLDHKLKGSQNIFARYLLCCLKCCFWCLEHFIRFINRNAYIMIAIYGKDFCTSSKDAFFLLMRNVIRVAVLDKVTDFLLFLGKLLISGSVGVLAFLFFTHKIPSFQVEVPSLNYYWVPLVTVIFGSYMIAQGFFNVYAMCVDTLFLCFLWDLEVNDGSPDRPFYMDKTLRKILNKKNIIK
- the slc44a5b gene encoding choline transporter-like protein 5-B isoform X2, yielding MARKTDSPSSYYDRKTHDPGEEGKKTETPARQTKREGREEIAITAIWTTRAHQAPGESRKFDPNFRGPVHNRNCTDVFCCFIFVIVIIGYIALGTVAWIHGDPRKVVYPTDSHGQFCGQKNSPNANKAILFYFNMLKCANPAVLINLQCPTTQLCVSKCPDRFATLLDAWNTQNWGYYEQFCKPGFKIGSKSALEVIRDEDCPSMIVPSRPFLQRCFPDFITRNGTLTVANQTIFKDGENNKRSVTDLKDAATGLSSLLNAKEVGMKIFEDYANSWYWILIGLVITMAASLLFILLLRYTAGALLWLIIVGVITAVAYGIWHCYWEYSTLSRAPCANMTFSDIRLHTDFSVYLHLSQTWLIFMILLSVIEAIIVVILIFLRRRLCIAVALLKEGSKAISYIMSTLFYPIITFLLLAICITYWAITAVFLASSGNAVYKVTPADDKCMYANLTCNPKTFNQTNITKVCPGSQCLFAFYGGESIYHRYIIVLHLCNLFVFLWLVNFTIALGQCTLAGAFASYYWALKKPNDIPACPLYSSFSRAIRYHTGSLAFGSLILSMVQMVRIVLEYLDHKLKGSQNIFARYLLCCLKCCFWCLEHFIRFINRNAYIMIAIYGKDFCTSSKDAFFLLMRNVIRVAVLDKVTDFLLFLGKLLISGSVGVLAFLFFTHKIPSFQVEVPSLNYYWVPLVTVIFGSYMIAQGFFNVYAMCVDTLFLCFCEDLERNDGSSSRPYYMSPGLHKILRKGHESAKSCAAS